One Phycisphaerae bacterium RAS2 DNA window includes the following coding sequences:
- a CDS encoding Alpha/beta hydrolase family protein produces MLRSSTCRLRPFPKWRFTWSALLIAAGVCGCGDTLQSLVLRPSKEIRRTPEEFGFTYETLTLTDENGTPISAWRVPTTSETKLGTIVVVPGNDANKGRYTVGLQFFVDFGWDVILFDYQGFGESGGAATFDGLITSTRAVFKHATENDPVVAGLGISLGAPVLIRMAAEFDLAAIVMDGTVNIWEITTQWTDSHGLGNDLFGIGNAVAALSSTEDFDTVRWVAQVTEPKLFVHSMADNVAPFEGALDLYRAAPSPKHFFIVEGEHATAQFFDPGLYRNIINAWLTSIVLHDEEFTQQYLAILDEEVRATLLELGLITPEQAAGLTVSGGG; encoded by the coding sequence ATGTTGCGATCTTCGACGTGTCGGCTTCGCCCGTTCCCCAAGTGGAGATTCACGTGGTCAGCGCTCCTGATTGCCGCCGGTGTTTGCGGCTGCGGCGACACGCTGCAATCGCTCGTGTTGCGGCCGTCGAAGGAGATCCGCCGCACGCCGGAGGAGTTCGGATTCACCTATGAGACGCTGACCCTGACCGACGAGAACGGCACACCGATCAGCGCCTGGCGCGTTCCGACGACCTCGGAGACGAAGCTCGGCACGATCGTCGTCGTGCCCGGCAACGACGCCAACAAAGGGCGATACACCGTCGGCCTGCAATTCTTCGTCGACTTCGGCTGGGATGTCATTCTGTTCGATTATCAGGGCTTCGGTGAAAGCGGCGGGGCGGCGACGTTTGACGGCCTGATCACCAGCACGCGCGCCGTGTTCAAGCATGCGACGGAGAATGATCCGGTCGTCGCGGGGCTGGGGATCAGCCTCGGCGCGCCGGTGCTCATTCGCATGGCTGCGGAGTTTGATCTCGCCGCGATCGTCATGGACGGCACGGTGAACATCTGGGAGATCACCACCCAATGGACCGACAGCCACGGCCTGGGCAACGACCTGTTCGGCATCGGCAATGCGGTGGCGGCGTTGAGTTCGACGGAGGATTTTGACACGGTGCGCTGGGTGGCACAGGTCACGGAGCCGAAGTTGTTCGTGCATTCAATGGCCGACAACGTCGCGCCATTTGAGGGAGCCCTGGATCTGTATCGCGCGGCCCCTTCGCCCAAGCACTTCTTCATCGTCGAGGGCGAACACGCCACGGCGCAGTTTTTCGACCCGGGTCTTTATCGAAACATCATCAACGCCTGGCTCACCAGCATCGTGTTGCACGATGAGGAATTCACGCAGCAATACCTGGCGATTCTGGACGAAGAAGTCCGTGCGACGCTGCTGGAATTGGGGCTGATCACGCCGGAGCAGGCGGCGGGGCTGACGGTCTCCGGCGGCGGTTGA
- the ubiE_4 gene encoding UbiE/COQ5 methyltransferase, whose translation MTAGPTNSVVWDESRLADPHRQPDKALRVRAMFDAIAPTYERVNRWLSLGRDASWRRRAVAMAAVQSTDRVLDVACGTGDFARAFVKADPAQVVGSDFSAQMLALAAARPVSRAQWCRADGTALPFADESFDVVSCAFGIRNFQNLERGLGEFHRVLRRGGRAVILEFSIPSFQLAAGMYRLYFRNILPRLATWISGDRTGAYDYLPQSVETFLDEPALRRALAEAGFASCVTRRMTAGIVTVYLARKA comes from the coding sequence ATGACGGCCGGACCTACGAACAGCGTCGTGTGGGACGAGTCCCGCCTGGCTGACCCGCATCGCCAGCCCGACAAGGCGCTTCGCGTGCGCGCGATGTTCGATGCGATCGCGCCGACCTATGAGCGCGTGAACCGCTGGCTCTCGCTGGGGCGTGATGCATCGTGGCGGCGGCGGGCCGTGGCGATGGCTGCCGTGCAGTCGACGGATCGCGTTCTGGACGTGGCCTGCGGCACGGGCGATTTCGCGCGGGCTTTCGTCAAGGCCGATCCGGCGCAGGTCGTCGGCTCGGATTTTTCGGCGCAAATGCTGGCGCTCGCGGCGGCGCGGCCGGTCTCGCGGGCGCAGTGGTGCCGAGCGGACGGCACCGCACTGCCGTTCGCCGACGAATCGTTCGATGTGGTGAGCTGCGCTTTTGGAATCCGAAACTTTCAGAATCTCGAGCGCGGGCTGGGGGAATTCCATCGCGTGCTGCGACGCGGCGGCCGTGCAGTGATTCTCGAGTTTTCCATTCCGTCCTTCCAATTGGCGGCGGGGATGTATCGCTTGTATTTCCGCAACATACTTCCGCGCCTGGCGACCTGGATCAGCGGCGACCGCACCGGCGCGTATGATTACCTGCCGCAGTCCGTCGAGACGTTTCTGGATGAACCGGCCCTGCGCCGCGCGCTGGCAGAGGCCGGCTTCGCATCATGCGTCACGCGCCGAATGACGGCCGGAATCGTGACCGTTTACCTGGCTCGAAAGGCTTGA
- the ubiD gene encoding 3-octaprenyl-4-hydroxybenzoate carboxy-lyase has protein sequence MAYSNLQEFIAALESAGQLRRVRAEVDPELEISAIADRVSKSTCPEGLAGAPRTDPVHGGDGGVGLLFERVRGSAMPVAINLFGSYARMRMALGCEDFESLAARVQKLAKPEPPATLVEKIKMLPELAKIAGYAPKRVKRGICQEVVHTDDVDLLALPIIKCWPHDGGADEDVIAGKLPKRQNAELQKLNVETSKSQNVQTHENQSRLVSSRSPGAASSGASSDFPVGRYITFAGIYTTKPDGSEPNIGMYRIQVTGPRSAIFHCHMHHDGARHQRLWAAQGRDMPVAIVLGGESVLPYAATCPLPPGISELMFAGFLNDGGIPMVPAKTLPLDVPANAEIVIEGFVSATESAREGPFGDHTGFYSLADSFPTIRVTAITHRERPIYPTTIVGYPPMEDYYMGKATERVFLPLLQMLIPDVVDYNLPRWGAFHNFCFVRIRKEYPLQARKVASSIWGAGQMMFSKFIVIVDEDVDVHDEQAVMFAVGAHVDPRRDTFIVDGPMDILDHAAPYLGAGSKMGIDATRKIPGEGVVRDWPRTMAMPDEVIRLVEGRWGEYGLP, from the coding sequence TTGGCGTATTCCAATCTCCAGGAATTCATCGCAGCGCTGGAGTCGGCGGGACAATTGCGCCGGGTTCGCGCTGAAGTCGATCCCGAATTGGAAATCTCCGCGATTGCTGATCGCGTGAGCAAATCGACCTGCCCGGAGGGATTGGCCGGCGCGCCGCGCACTGACCCGGTTCACGGCGGCGACGGCGGTGTGGGGCTGCTCTTCGAGCGCGTGCGCGGCAGCGCGATGCCGGTGGCGATCAACCTGTTCGGAAGTTACGCGCGAATGCGGATGGCGCTGGGCTGCGAAGATTTTGAATCGCTCGCTGCGCGCGTGCAGAAGCTGGCCAAGCCCGAGCCGCCGGCAACGTTGGTTGAGAAGATCAAGATGCTGCCGGAGCTGGCAAAGATCGCCGGCTACGCACCGAAACGCGTCAAACGAGGCATTTGCCAGGAAGTCGTGCATACCGATGATGTCGATCTGCTGGCGCTCCCGATCATCAAGTGCTGGCCGCACGACGGCGGGGCGGATGAAGACGTGATTGCAGGGAAACTGCCAAAACGCCAAAACGCTGAATTGCAAAAACTAAACGTCGAAACGTCAAAAAGTCAAAACGTCCAAACGCATGAGAACCAGAGCCGGCTCGTGTCGAGCCGGAGTCCGGGAGCAGCGTCGTCCGGAGCATCATCCGATTTTCCCGTCGGTCGCTACATCACCTTCGCCGGCATTTACACAACCAAGCCCGACGGCTCCGAGCCGAACATCGGCATGTATCGCATTCAAGTCACCGGCCCGCGCAGCGCCATCTTTCACTGTCACATGCATCATGACGGGGCGCGGCATCAGCGCCTGTGGGCGGCGCAGGGGCGCGACATGCCTGTCGCCATCGTTCTGGGCGGCGAAAGCGTGCTGCCCTACGCGGCGACCTGCCCGCTACCGCCGGGAATCAGCGAATTGATGTTCGCCGGGTTCCTCAACGACGGCGGCATCCCGATGGTCCCCGCGAAGACCCTTCCGCTCGACGTGCCGGCCAACGCCGAGATCGTGATCGAAGGGTTTGTGAGTGCCACGGAATCGGCACGCGAGGGCCCCTTCGGCGATCACACGGGCTTTTACAGCCTTGCCGATTCGTTTCCCACGATTCGCGTCACAGCCATCACCCACCGCGAGCGGCCGATCTATCCGACAACGATCGTCGGGTACCCGCCGATGGAAGATTACTACATGGGCAAGGCGACGGAGCGCGTATTCCTGCCGCTGCTTCAGATGCTGATTCCCGATGTGGTGGACTACAATCTGCCGCGATGGGGCGCGTTTCACAATTTTTGTTTCGTCCGGATACGCAAGGAATACCCGCTCCAGGCACGAAAAGTCGCCAGCAGCATCTGGGGCGCGGGGCAGATGATGTTCAGCAAGTTTATCGTCATCGTGGACGAAGACGTGGACGTGCACGATGAGCAGGCCGTGATGTTCGCCGTCGGCGCGCACGTGGACCCGCGCCGCGATACGTTCATCGTGGATGGGCCGATGGACATACTCGATCACGCGGCGCCGTACCTCGGCGCAGGCAGCAAGATGGGCATCGACGCCACGCGCAAGATTCCCGGCGAGGGCGTCGTCCGCGACTGGCCCCGGACGATGGCGATGCCGGATGAGGTCATTCGCCTCGTTGAAGGTCGCTGGGGCGAGTACGGTCTTCCGTAA
- the cshA gene encoding DEAD-box ATP-dependent RNA helicase CshA, whose amino-acid sequence MMQRHVELPKAFAELGLEAPILRALADMEFKEPSPIQKDVVPIVLSGRDVLGQARTGTGKTATFGMPTLQMVDPAGRLQMMVLTPTRELAAQVVGEFRRIAKYRDIHCVPVYGGTGMKEQLHQLGRKPHVVVGTPGRVMDVLNRGALKLDTLRFVVLDEVDRMLDIGFRDDIRKILGRVTHPHQTIFVSATLDEEVKRLAKQYMNDPVEVNVSKDDLTVDAVQQYYCTVEAWDKFQLLKLLLQKEQPKLAIIFTNTKHGARKLTKRLFSIGIEAKEIHGDLVQQKRERIMERFRKHQIPVLVATDLAARGIDVHQITHIINYDLPQDIQVYVHRIGRTARMGSTGKAITLVTREQGAELTEIEMLINRQIEKLEVEGFTPTPPPRGEAAEPTGGRRAYEIPSSFQTAVGAKAVPASTAPVPNLGGKFPLSRRRRR is encoded by the coding sequence ATGATGCAACGTCACGTCGAACTTCCCAAAGCATTTGCCGAACTGGGGCTGGAAGCGCCGATCCTCCGCGCGCTGGCCGACATGGAGTTCAAGGAACCTTCGCCGATTCAGAAGGACGTCGTCCCGATCGTGCTCTCCGGACGCGACGTGCTCGGACAGGCGCGCACCGGCACGGGCAAGACCGCGACCTTCGGCATGCCGACGCTTCAGATGGTCGATCCGGCCGGTCGGCTTCAAATGATGGTCCTGACTCCGACGCGCGAGCTTGCTGCGCAGGTGGTCGGAGAGTTTCGTCGCATCGCTAAGTACCGCGATATCCACTGCGTGCCGGTTTACGGCGGCACGGGCATGAAGGAGCAATTGCACCAGCTCGGCCGCAAGCCGCACGTGGTCGTGGGAACGCCGGGCCGTGTGATGGATGTGCTCAACCGCGGCGCGCTGAAGCTGGATACGCTTCGCTTCGTGGTGCTGGACGAAGTAGACCGCATGCTGGACATCGGATTCCGCGACGACATCCGCAAGATCCTCGGCCGCGTGACGCATCCGCACCAGACGATTTTTGTCTCCGCGACGCTGGATGAAGAAGTCAAGCGCCTCGCGAAGCAGTACATGAACGATCCGGTCGAGGTCAACGTCTCCAAGGACGATCTGACGGTTGACGCGGTCCAGCAATACTATTGCACGGTCGAGGCGTGGGACAAGTTTCAACTTCTCAAGCTGCTGCTCCAGAAGGAGCAGCCCAAGCTGGCGATCATCTTCACGAACACCAAGCACGGCGCCCGAAAGCTGACCAAGCGGTTGTTTTCGATCGGCATCGAGGCGAAGGAAATCCATGGCGACCTTGTGCAGCAGAAGCGCGAGCGCATCATGGAGCGTTTCCGCAAGCACCAGATCCCGGTGCTGGTGGCGACGGATCTCGCGGCCCGCGGCATCGACGTGCATCAGATCACGCACATCATCAACTACGACCTGCCGCAGGACATTCAGGTGTATGTCCACCGCATCGGCCGCACGGCGCGCATGGGCAGCACCGGAAAGGCGATCACGCTCGTCACGCGCGAGCAGGGCGCCGAACTGACCGAAATCGAGATGCTCATCAATCGGCAGATTGAAAAACTCGAAGTGGAGGGCTTCACACCGACGCCGCCGCCGCGCGGAGAGGCCGCGGAGCCGACCGGCGGTCGTCGCGCCTACGAGATCCCTTCCTCTTTTCAGACGGCTGTCGGTGCGAAGGCGGTGCCGGCTTCGACCGCACCCGTTCCGAACCTGGGAGGGAAATTCCCTCTTTCGCGCCGCCGTCGTCGCTAA